The following are encoded in a window of Amycolatopsis lexingtonensis genomic DNA:
- a CDS encoding restriction endonuclease, whose translation MRADSPSLETWLAELRAYADSTASTVLKRVWSFPDDETRDEFVATAADRPDAEFDLVLRHLLMPACTTPDDHSRLASARATGATDGDPHFRRIEAYYANRTDQPPWAGIRWVLDLLPDHPHSALQATEAYLVAHARSMPTAVAHATDDAEALIRARYIGLPSSVDARRELLGELGPREFSRLAGSVCTGAEVLAVSRREKPVGVDVVRSLGEGVVVTASTFTRAAVELAAKTGRIELVDGARLVGLLDERFGWDWPLRLEHLTREPVGAAGHRHDRTAAP comes from the coding sequence ATGAGAGCTGATTCGCCGAGCCTGGAGACCTGGCTGGCCGAGCTGCGCGCGTACGCGGACAGCACGGCCAGCACGGTGCTGAAGCGGGTCTGGAGCTTCCCGGACGACGAGACCCGCGACGAGTTCGTCGCGACGGCGGCGGACCGGCCGGACGCGGAGTTCGACCTGGTGCTTCGCCACCTGCTGATGCCCGCCTGCACCACGCCTGACGACCATTCGCGGCTGGCCTCGGCCCGGGCCACCGGCGCCACGGACGGCGATCCCCACTTCCGGCGGATCGAGGCGTACTACGCGAACCGCACCGACCAGCCGCCGTGGGCCGGGATCCGGTGGGTGCTGGATCTCCTGCCGGACCACCCGCACTCGGCGTTGCAGGCGACGGAGGCGTACCTGGTGGCGCACGCGCGGTCGATGCCGACGGCGGTGGCGCACGCGACCGATGATGCGGAGGCGCTGATCCGGGCGCGGTACATCGGGCTTCCTTCGTCCGTGGATGCGCGGCGAGAGCTGCTCGGCGAGCTTGGTCCGCGGGAGTTCTCTCGGTTGGCCGGGTCGGTGTGCACCGGCGCGGAAGTGCTGGCCGTCTCCCGGCGGGAGAAGCCGGTGGGGGTGGACGTGGTCCGGTCACTGGGCGAGGGCGTCGTGGTCACGGCGAGCACGTTCACGCGGGCGGCCGTGGAACTGGCGGCGAAGACCGGGCGGATCGAGCTGGTCGACGGGGCACGGCTGGTGGGGTTGCTGGACGAGCGGTTCGGCTGGGACTGGCCGCTGCGGCTCGAGCACCTGACGCGGGAGCCGGTGGGAGCGGCCGGACACCGGCACGACCGGACGGCGGCTCCGTGA
- a CDS encoding MBL fold metallo-hydrolase, with protein sequence MNIVDTYTGHVDPGGDATRRTLDELTITKLSVGPMDNNTYLLVCRADNEALLIDAANDPERISDLIGHGPDRPALKTVVTTHQHQDHWQALGAVAGANGANTAAHPLDASPLPVPPDFLVEHGDTLSVGQVTLSVIHLRGHTPGSIALLYRDPAGHPHLFTGDSLFPGGVGRTTSPEDFASLLDDVETRIFGELPDETWFYPGHGDDSTLGAERAKLKEWRERGW encoded by the coding sequence GTGAACATCGTGGACACCTACACCGGGCACGTCGACCCGGGCGGCGACGCCACCCGGCGCACGTTGGACGAGCTGACCATCACCAAGCTGTCCGTCGGCCCGATGGACAACAACACGTACCTGCTGGTGTGCCGGGCGGACAACGAAGCCCTGCTCATCGACGCGGCGAACGACCCGGAGCGGATCTCCGACCTGATCGGCCACGGCCCGGACCGGCCGGCGCTGAAGACGGTCGTCACCACCCACCAGCACCAGGACCACTGGCAGGCGCTGGGCGCGGTCGCGGGGGCGAACGGCGCGAACACGGCGGCCCACCCGCTGGACGCTTCGCCGCTGCCGGTGCCGCCGGACTTCCTGGTCGAGCACGGCGACACGCTGTCGGTGGGCCAGGTCACCCTGTCGGTGATCCACCTGCGCGGCCACACCCCGGGCTCGATCGCGCTGCTCTACCGCGACCCGGCCGGCCACCCCCACCTGTTCACCGGCGACTCCCTCTTCCCGGGCGGCGTGGGGCGGACGACGTCACCGGAGGACTTCGCGTCGCTGCTGGACGACGTCGAGACGCGGATCTTCGGCGAGCTGCCGGACGAGACGTGGTTCTACCCGGGCCACGGCGACGACTCGACGCTGGGCGCCGAGCGGGCGAAGCTGAAGGAGTGGCGCGAGCGCGGCTGGTGA
- a CDS encoding acyltransferase family protein: MPTSPTPRRISWDLLRVVAVLAVILGHVTHQGALLHPELTGYPFRVTAQFGAAILLVISAFFVCASLRKGNPRRWLWNRVARLVPAYLAAVLVTYVVTRWAAISFSGLPYPPGITGFLFGVPQGPPTNPSPWYIPTWLDLLANLGMVQEWGIRSETFYYLDGSYWTLPVQLMAFTGAALLWPRSWRTHRLTVALLWALILVPLALRFVVFPPGTASPVVETFYYGLGLHRLHVFAIGVAIWLWAQHRLKTWHAALFVFAAVAAQDLQVFPFHVALAQDALRWPSTIGFAVLLLLVCLAARGPDWRFPGLARIAPAVTWLAGISYGLYLVHQELGYILARALLDLGLPGWLRLPAVVGAAVLAGWAVTAGVERPAHRWLTRRRKPEEPQVKDAEPVFVGGGS; encoded by the coding sequence GTGCCCACCTCCCCGACGCCGCGCCGGATCAGCTGGGACCTCCTCCGCGTCGTCGCCGTCCTCGCGGTCATCCTCGGGCACGTCACCCACCAGGGCGCCCTGCTGCACCCCGAACTCACGGGGTACCCCTTCCGGGTGACAGCGCAGTTCGGCGCCGCGATCCTGCTGGTGATCTCCGCCTTCTTCGTTTGCGCCAGCCTCCGCAAGGGCAATCCGCGCCGGTGGCTGTGGAACCGCGTCGCGCGCCTCGTACCCGCGTACCTGGCCGCCGTCCTCGTGACCTACGTCGTGACGCGGTGGGCGGCCATCTCCTTCAGCGGCCTGCCCTACCCGCCCGGGATCACCGGGTTCCTCTTCGGGGTGCCGCAGGGGCCGCCGACGAACCCGTCGCCGTGGTACATCCCGACCTGGCTGGACCTCCTCGCCAACCTCGGCATGGTGCAGGAGTGGGGCATCCGGTCGGAGACGTTCTACTACCTCGACGGCTCCTACTGGACGCTGCCCGTCCAGCTCATGGCCTTCACCGGCGCCGCCCTGCTGTGGCCGCGGTCGTGGCGCACCCACCGGCTGACCGTCGCCCTGCTGTGGGCGCTGATCCTGGTGCCGCTCGCGCTGCGCTTCGTGGTCTTCCCGCCGGGGACGGCGAGCCCGGTCGTCGAGACGTTCTACTACGGCCTCGGCCTGCACCGGCTGCACGTCTTCGCGATCGGCGTCGCGATCTGGCTGTGGGCGCAGCACCGGCTGAAGACGTGGCACGCCGCGCTGTTCGTCTTCGCCGCGGTCGCCGCGCAGGACCTGCAGGTCTTCCCGTTCCACGTCGCGCTGGCGCAGGACGCGCTGCGCTGGCCGTCCACGATCGGGTTCGCCGTGCTCCTGCTGCTGGTCTGCCTGGCCGCCCGCGGCCCGGACTGGCGGTTCCCCGGGCTGGCGCGGATCGCCCCGGCCGTCACCTGGCTCGCGGGCATCTCGTATGGTCTTTATCTGGTGCACCAGGAACTGGGTTACATCCTGGCCCGCGCTCTGCTCGACCTCGGCCTGCCCGGCTGGCTGCGGCTGCCCGCGGTCGTCGGCGCCGCCGTGCTGGCCGGCTGGGCGGTCACCGCGGGGGTCGAACGACCGGCCCACCGGTGGCTCACCAGACGTCGAAAGCCCGAAGAACCGCAGGTCAAGGACGCGGAACCCGTTTTTGTCGGTGGTGGCTCGTAG
- the uvrA gene encoding excinuclease ABC subunit UvrA: MADRLVVRGAREHNLRGVDLDLPRDSLIVFTGLSGSGKSSLAFDTIFAEGQRRYVESLSAYARQFLGQMDKPDVDFIEGLSPAVSIDQKSTSRNPRSTVGTITEVYDYLRLLYARAGKAHCPKCGEAISKQTPQQIVDQVLEMDEGVRFQVLAPVVRGRKGEYVDLFENLQQQGYARVVVDGTVHSLTDPPKLKKQEKHQIGVVIDRLSVKSSSRQRLTDSVETALRLADGLIELEFVDLPENDPHRIRGFSENLACPNGHPLAIEDLEPRSFSFNSPYGACPECTGIGIRKEVDPELVVPDDELSLAEGAIAPWSGGQSADYFIRLLESLSETIGFRMDTPWRRLPARAQKAVLHGVDEQVHVRYKNRYGRQRSYYAAFEGVIPFLERRQEQTESEYMRERYEGYMREVPCPACQGTRLKPEILAVTLAHKTRGDMSIAEVCALSIAEASQFLDELELGQRESMIAGAVLKEIQARLRFLLDVGLTYLSLDRASATLSGGEAQRIRLATQIGSGLVGVLYVLDEPSIGLHQRDNHRLIETLTRLRNLGNTLIVVEHDEDTIRSSDWVVDIGPGAGEHGGHIVHSGPYKKLLKSKESLTGQYLSGRRKIDIPAIRRPVDKKRQLTVVGAREHNLRGLDVSFPLGCLVSVTGVSGSGKSTLVNDILATVLANKLNGARQVPGRHTRVNGLNNVDKLVRVDQSPIGRTPRSNPATYTGVWDHVRKLFAATTEAKVRGYQQGRFSFNVKGGRCEACAGDGTIKIEMNFLPDVYVPCEVCKGARYNRETLEVHYKGKTVSDVLDMPIEEAAEFFEPIKAIHRHLQTLVDVGLGYVRLGQPAPTLSGGEAQRVKLASELQKRSTGKTVYILDEPTTGLHFEDINKLIGVINGLVDKGNSVIVIEHNLDVIKTSDWIIDMGPEGGSGGGTVIAEGTPEHVAGVEGSYTGEFLRTVLTAD, encoded by the coding sequence GTGGCTGATCGCCTCGTTGTTCGCGGTGCCCGCGAGCACAACCTCCGCGGCGTGGATCTCGACCTGCCCCGCGACAGCCTGATCGTGTTCACCGGCCTGTCCGGGTCCGGGAAGTCGAGCCTCGCCTTCGACACCATCTTCGCCGAGGGGCAGCGGCGCTACGTCGAGTCGCTCTCGGCGTACGCCCGGCAGTTCCTCGGGCAGATGGACAAGCCGGACGTCGACTTCATCGAGGGCCTCTCGCCCGCGGTGTCGATCGACCAGAAGTCCACTTCGCGCAACCCGCGTTCGACCGTCGGCACGATCACCGAGGTCTACGACTACCTGCGTCTGCTCTACGCCCGCGCCGGCAAGGCGCACTGCCCCAAGTGCGGCGAGGCGATCAGCAAGCAGACCCCGCAGCAGATCGTCGACCAGGTGCTGGAGATGGACGAAGGCGTCCGCTTCCAGGTGCTCGCGCCGGTGGTGCGCGGGCGCAAGGGCGAGTACGTCGACCTGTTCGAGAACCTGCAGCAGCAGGGGTACGCGCGCGTGGTCGTGGACGGCACGGTCCACTCGCTGACCGACCCGCCGAAGCTGAAGAAGCAGGAAAAGCACCAGATCGGCGTGGTGATCGACCGGCTGAGCGTCAAGTCGAGCTCGCGCCAGCGCCTCACCGACTCGGTCGAGACGGCGCTGCGGCTGGCCGACGGGCTGATCGAGCTCGAGTTCGTCGACCTGCCGGAGAACGACCCGCACCGCATCCGCGGCTTCTCCGAGAACCTCGCCTGCCCCAACGGCCACCCGCTGGCGATCGAGGACCTCGAGCCCCGCTCGTTCTCCTTCAACTCGCCCTACGGCGCCTGCCCCGAGTGCACCGGCATCGGCATCCGCAAGGAGGTCGACCCGGAGCTGGTGGTCCCGGACGACGAGCTTTCGCTGGCCGAGGGCGCGATCGCGCCGTGGTCGGGCGGCCAGAGCGCGGACTACTTCATCCGCCTGCTCGAGTCGCTGTCGGAGACCATCGGCTTCCGGATGGACACGCCGTGGCGGCGCCTGCCGGCCCGCGCCCAGAAGGCCGTCTTGCACGGCGTCGACGAGCAGGTCCACGTCCGCTACAAGAACCGTTACGGGCGCCAGCGCTCGTACTACGCGGCCTTCGAGGGCGTCATCCCGTTCCTAGAGCGGCGGCAGGAGCAGACCGAGTCCGAGTACATGCGCGAGCGGTACGAGGGCTACATGCGCGAGGTGCCGTGCCCGGCCTGCCAGGGCACCCGGCTCAAGCCGGAGATCCTCGCCGTGACGCTGGCGCACAAGACCCGCGGCGACATGTCGATCGCCGAGGTCTGCGCGCTGTCCATCGCGGAGGCGTCGCAGTTCCTCGACGAGCTGGAGCTGGGGCAGCGCGAGTCGATGATCGCCGGCGCGGTGCTCAAGGAGATCCAGGCGCGGCTGCGCTTCCTGCTCGACGTCGGCCTGACGTACCTCTCGCTCGACCGCGCGTCGGCCACCCTTTCGGGTGGCGAAGCGCAGCGGATCCGGCTGGCCACGCAGATCGGCTCGGGCCTGGTCGGCGTGCTGTACGTGCTCGACGAGCCGTCGATCGGCCTGCACCAGCGCGACAACCACCGCCTGATCGAGACGCTGACCCGGCTGCGGAACCTGGGCAACACGCTGATCGTCGTCGAGCACGACGAGGACACGATCCGCTCGAGCGACTGGGTGGTCGACATCGGCCCGGGCGCGGGCGAGCACGGCGGCCACATCGTCCACAGTGGACCGTACAAGAAGCTGCTGAAGAGCAAGGAATCGCTGACCGGGCAGTACCTGTCCGGCCGCCGGAAGATCGACATCCCGGCGATCCGGCGCCCGGTCGACAAGAAGCGGCAGCTGACGGTCGTCGGCGCGCGCGAGCACAACCTGCGCGGGCTGGATGTCTCCTTCCCCCTGGGCTGCCTGGTCTCGGTGACTGGCGTCTCGGGCTCGGGCAAGTCGACGCTGGTGAACGACATCCTCGCGACGGTGCTGGCGAACAAGCTCAACGGCGCTCGCCAGGTGCCCGGCCGCCACACCCGCGTGAACGGCCTGAACAACGTCGACAAGCTGGTGCGCGTCGACCAGTCGCCGATCGGGCGGACCCCGCGGTCCAACCCGGCCACCTACACCGGCGTCTGGGACCACGTCCGCAAGCTGTTCGCGGCGACCACCGAAGCGAAGGTGCGCGGCTACCAGCAGGGCCGGTTCTCGTTCAACGTCAAGGGCGGGCGCTGCGAGGCGTGCGCCGGCGACGGCACGATCAAGATCGAGATGAACTTCCTGCCGGACGTCTACGTCCCCTGCGAGGTCTGCAAGGGCGCGCGGTACAACCGGGAAACCCTCGAGGTGCACTACAAGGGCAAGACCGTCTCGGACGTGCTCGACATGCCCATCGAGGAGGCCGCGGAGTTCTTCGAGCCGATCAAGGCCATCCACCGCCACCTGCAGACGCTGGTGGACGTCGGCCTCGGCTACGTCCGGCTCGGGCAGCCCGCGCCGACGCTGTCGGGCGGCGAGGCGCAGCGCGTCAAGCTCGCCAGCGAGCTGCAGAAGCGCTCGACCGGCAAGACGGTGTACATCCTCGACGAGCCGACCACCGGCCTGCACTTCGAGGACATCAACAAGCTGATCGGCGTGATCAACGGCCTGGTCGACAAGGGCAACTCGGTGATCGTGATCGAGCACAACCTCGACGTGATCAAGACGTCCGACTGGATCATCGACATGGGCCCCGAAGGCGGCTCAGGCGGCGGCACGGTGATCGCCGAGGGCACGCCGGAGCACGTCGCCGGCGTCGAAGGCAGCTACACGGGCGAGTTCCTGCGGACGGTCCTCACGGCCGACTGA
- a CDS encoding fibronectin type III domain-containing protein, translating into MSVKPLVLVALLAAGCAAAPPSFTAALTSPTDVVLSWPDDGAGHRVEYANDPAGPWTTLRFLPPHTTSYHHPDLIPETPFYYREQPFTGPVSTELHAETSGGTVTFTWADRSPDEAGFLVEIRRPGAPDFDPVEVTDPDVTTCTLSLLPGEENSAFRLRALHYGPLSPVVHQTTGKER; encoded by the coding sequence GTGTCCGTGAAACCCCTTGTGCTGGTGGCATTGCTGGCCGCGGGCTGTGCCGCCGCCCCGCCGTCGTTCACGGCGGCCCTGACCTCGCCGACGGACGTGGTGCTCAGCTGGCCGGACGACGGCGCCGGGCACCGCGTCGAGTACGCGAACGACCCGGCCGGCCCGTGGACGACGCTGCGGTTCCTCCCGCCGCACACGACGAGCTACCACCACCCGGACCTCATCCCGGAGACGCCGTTCTACTACCGGGAGCAGCCGTTCACCGGCCCGGTCTCGACGGAGCTGCACGCCGAGACTTCGGGCGGCACGGTGACGTTCACGTGGGCCGACCGCTCACCGGACGAGGCCGGGTTCCTCGTGGAGATCCGCCGTCCGGGCGCGCCGGACTTCGACCCGGTCGAGGTGACCGACCCGGACGTGACGACGTGCACGCTCTCGCTGCTGCCCGGCGAGGAGAACTCGGCCTTCCGGCTCCGGGCGCTGCACTACGGCCCGCTCTCCCCGGTGGTCCACCAGACCACCGGGAAGGAGCGGTGA
- a CDS encoding sigma-70 family RNA polymerase sigma factor → MAIGGRRPKKAKGEDLIRQLYAEHGRSLLAYATRLTGDRAAAEDVVQETLVRAWKHADDLQNDGKGSVRGWLLTVARNLVTDRARARAARPQEVAEPAEGVPTPAVERDHAQGVVDSMTVLGAMDGLSNEHREVLVEIYYRGRTVAEAARTLGVAPGTVKSRSYYALRALRAAMISSGTEVAR, encoded by the coding sequence GTGGCCATAGGAGGCAGGCGGCCTAAGAAGGCCAAGGGCGAGGACTTGATTCGGCAGCTGTACGCCGAACACGGGCGGAGCCTGCTGGCCTACGCGACGAGGCTGACCGGTGATCGGGCGGCGGCCGAGGACGTGGTCCAGGAGACGCTCGTCCGAGCGTGGAAGCACGCGGACGACTTGCAGAACGACGGGAAGGGCTCGGTGCGCGGCTGGTTGCTGACCGTCGCGCGCAACCTGGTCACCGACCGGGCCCGCGCCCGGGCGGCGCGGCCCCAAGAGGTGGCCGAACCGGCCGAAGGCGTGCCGACGCCGGCCGTCGAGCGCGACCACGCCCAGGGCGTGGTCGACTCGATGACGGTGCTCGGCGCGATGGACGGCCTTTCGAACGAGCACCGAGAGGTCCTGGTGGAGATCTACTACCGGGGACGGACGGTGGCCGAAGCGGCGAGAACACTGGGCGTCGCACCGGGTACCGTGAAATCAAGGTCGTACTACGCACTGAGAGCACTGAGAGCAGCGATGATTTCGAGCGGAACGGAGGTGGCGCGATGA
- a CDS encoding anti-sigma factor family protein yields the protein MNSVDESHTQLGAYALGALDPAEAADFERRHLQTCAQCRFDLNELVALRESLDEVPPEAFLDGPPEGGDLLLQKTLRRVRDEEQAAPATRSTSRRGLALVAAAVLVVAALGGGVLVGRQTASSDVAVPSQPTVVPGTKDVRATDASTGVQLAASVSPFQGWVRVNVAVKGVQAGEKCLLQVTTKGGQSVTAGSWQVSEKWESQGFSLDGSALVAPDDVKSVDIVTVDGRKLVSAQV from the coding sequence ATGAACTCGGTCGACGAGAGTCACACGCAGCTCGGCGCGTACGCCCTCGGCGCGCTCGACCCGGCGGAGGCGGCCGACTTCGAGCGGCGGCACCTGCAGACCTGCGCGCAGTGCCGGTTCGACCTGAACGAGCTCGTGGCGTTGCGCGAGTCGCTCGACGAGGTACCGCCCGAGGCGTTCCTCGACGGGCCGCCCGAAGGCGGGGACCTGCTGCTGCAGAAGACCCTGCGCCGGGTGCGCGACGAAGAACAGGCGGCACCCGCCACCCGGTCGACGTCGAGGCGGGGCCTGGCCCTCGTCGCGGCGGCGGTGCTGGTGGTGGCCGCGCTCGGCGGCGGTGTCCTGGTCGGACGGCAGACGGCGTCCAGCGACGTCGCGGTGCCGAGCCAGCCGACGGTGGTACCGGGGACGAAGGACGTCCGGGCGACGGACGCCTCGACCGGCGTGCAGCTGGCCGCTTCGGTGAGCCCGTTCCAGGGCTGGGTCCGGGTGAACGTCGCGGTGAAGGGCGTCCAAGCCGGGGAGAAGTGCCTGCTGCAGGTCACCACGAAGGGCGGCCAGTCGGTGACCGCCGGCAGCTGGCAGGTGTCGGAGAAGTGGGAGAGCCAGGGCTTCTCGCTCGACGGGTCCGCGCTGGTCGCGCCCGACGACGTCAAGTCGGTCGACATCGTCACGGTGGACGGCCGGAAGCTGGTCTCGGCTCAGGTGTGA
- a CDS encoding SRPBCC family protein — translation MAGASYRFRSTWLLPGTVPERVFGVVTDLAGYPRWWSDVRAVRRVDDDTAELVCRSRLPFRLVVRMHRDHQDERTGLMRVRLSGDLDGVLAGAVRAAGAGTLLEITQEVQARKELLRRLDAVARPLFRANHALMMRRGHRGLSAYLA, via the coding sequence TTGGCGGGCGCGAGCTACCGGTTCCGCAGCACGTGGCTGCTGCCGGGAACCGTGCCCGAGCGGGTGTTCGGCGTGGTCACCGACCTCGCCGGCTACCCGCGGTGGTGGTCGGACGTCCGCGCGGTGCGCCGCGTGGACGACGACACCGCCGAACTGGTCTGCCGGTCCCGGCTGCCGTTCCGGCTCGTCGTCCGGATGCACCGGGACCACCAGGACGAGCGCACGGGCCTGATGCGGGTCAGGCTCAGCGGCGACCTCGACGGGGTACTGGCCGGTGCGGTCCGCGCGGCGGGCGCGGGCACACTGCTGGAGATCACCCAGGAAGTCCAGGCTCGCAAGGAGTTGCTGCGGCGCCTCGACGCGGTGGCCCGGCCGCTGTTCCGCGCGAACCACGCGCTGATGATGCGGCGGGGCCACCGCGGCCTTTCTGCCTACCTCGCCTGA
- a CDS encoding MFS transporter encodes MAENHPTRSRGLALAVLCAASLMVVLDSSIVAVALPAIQADLGFTPAGLAWVVTAYLVAFGGLLLISGRLGDLLGRRRVFLGGLTLFTLASLVAGLASDAGVLVVSRFAQGVGGALASAVVLGMIVTMYPEPRARAKAIGVYSFTQAAGASIGLIAGGALTQALSWHWTFYVNLPIGVAALLLAVRVVSPEPGTGLRAGLDVLGAVLVTGAVMLGVYAISSAVWSALAVAVVLLAAFVLRQAKARTPLLPLRLFRIRAVTGANLVMVLMVAGMLGFQFVTALYLQQVLGLDALRTGVAFLPVPLVIAVASLGFADKLTARFGPRAVLLSGLGLVIVGLVLLTQVSDSYFTGVLPPLLVMGLGAGAALPALMGLAMADVPASDAGVASGLINTTQQVGAAIGTAVLASVAASRTASLGGDHREALAAGFRLAYGVSAGFLVAAVALGALVLARRTRRAPAPAPAAEPAVCTAGRA; translated from the coding sequence ATGGCCGAGAACCACCCCACCCGCTCCCGCGGCCTCGCGTTGGCGGTGCTGTGCGCCGCCTCGCTGATGGTAGTGCTCGACAGCAGCATCGTCGCGGTGGCGCTGCCCGCCATCCAGGCCGACCTCGGGTTCACCCCCGCCGGGCTCGCCTGGGTGGTCACCGCCTACCTGGTCGCGTTCGGCGGCCTGCTCCTGATCTCCGGCCGGCTCGGCGACCTGCTCGGCCGCCGCCGCGTCTTCCTCGGCGGGCTGACGCTGTTCACGCTGGCTTCGCTGGTCGCGGGCCTCGCGTCGGACGCCGGTGTGCTGGTCGTGTCGCGGTTCGCCCAGGGCGTCGGCGGGGCGCTCGCGTCGGCCGTGGTGCTGGGGATGATCGTCACGATGTACCCGGAGCCGCGGGCCCGGGCGAAGGCGATCGGCGTCTACAGTTTCACGCAGGCGGCGGGCGCGTCGATCGGGCTGATCGCGGGCGGCGCGCTGACGCAGGCGCTGAGCTGGCACTGGACGTTCTACGTCAACCTGCCGATCGGCGTGGCCGCGCTGCTGCTGGCCGTCCGGGTCGTTTCGCCGGAGCCAGGGACGGGCCTGCGGGCGGGCTTGGACGTGCTCGGCGCGGTGCTCGTCACCGGCGCCGTGATGCTCGGCGTCTACGCGATTTCGTCCGCGGTGTGGAGCGCGCTGGCCGTGGCGGTCGTCCTGCTGGCCGCGTTCGTGCTGCGGCAGGCGAAGGCGCGCACCCCGCTGCTGCCGCTGCGGCTGTTCCGGATCCGCGCGGTGACCGGCGCGAACCTGGTGATGGTGCTGATGGTCGCCGGCATGCTCGGCTTCCAGTTCGTCACGGCGTTGTACCTGCAGCAGGTGCTGGGCCTCGACGCGCTGCGCACCGGCGTCGCGTTCCTGCCGGTGCCGCTGGTGATCGCGGTGGCCTCGCTCGGCTTCGCGGACAAGCTCACCGCGCGCTTCGGGCCGCGGGCGGTGCTGCTGTCCGGGCTCGGCCTGGTGATCGTCGGCCTGGTGCTGCTGACGCAGGTGTCGGATTCCTACTTCACCGGCGTGCTGCCGCCGTTGCTGGTGATGGGCCTGGGCGCGGGTGCGGCGCTCCCGGCGCTGATGGGCTTGGCGATGGCCGACGTCCCGGCGTCGGACGCGGGGGTGGCGTCGGGCCTGATCAACACGACCCAGCAGGTCGGCGCGGCGATCGGCACGGCGGTTCTGGCTTCGGTGGCCGCGTCCCGCACGGCGAGCCTGGGCGGCGATCACCGGGAGGCACTGGCGGCGGGGTTCCGGCTGGCGTACGGCGTCAGCGCGGGCTTCCTGGTGGCCGCGGTGGCGCTGGGGGCACTGGTGCTGGCGCGCCGCACCCGCCGGGCCCCCGCTCCGGCTCCCGCCGCAGAGCCTGCGGTCTGCACCGCCGGTCGCGCCTGA
- a CDS encoding winged helix-turn-helix transcriptional regulator: MSQGNIGVPVQVTEIDPEKLDVCTVLEVINRISGKWAIGILLEAIRGPVRFTELERAVNGISRRMLTLTLRNLERDGLLQRTIYPTVPPRVEYEATPMAKELYQSLNGLLGWAERHRDDIAAARVAYDVA, encoded by the coding sequence ATGTCCCAGGGGAACATCGGTGTACCTGTCCAGGTCACGGAGATCGACCCGGAAAAACTCGATGTCTGCACCGTGCTGGAGGTCATCAACCGCATCAGCGGGAAGTGGGCGATCGGCATCCTGCTGGAAGCCATCCGCGGGCCCGTGCGGTTCACCGAGCTGGAACGCGCGGTCAACGGGATCAGTCGCCGGATGCTGACGCTGACCCTGCGCAACCTCGAGCGCGACGGCCTGCTGCAGCGCACGATCTACCCCACGGTCCCGCCGCGGGTGGAGTACGAAGCCACGCCGATGGCCAAGGAGCTGTACCAGTCGCTGAACGGCCTGCTCGGCTGGGCGGAACGGCACCGCGACGACATCGCCGCGGCGCGCGTCGCCTACGACGTGGCCTGA